A window of Cynocephalus volans isolate mCynVol1 chromosome 3, mCynVol1.pri, whole genome shotgun sequence genomic DNA:
gaatcgcacaccaatcagctcaccccaggccccatgcagtatgctaagtagggattgtattttaagccaatcagctttccctaaaagccctatatatatgtgtgtgtgccgcctaataaacgagctctctccggtggatggTCAAGTGGTGTCGACTTGTCCTTTCAatcacctccctcccaacaaccacCACACCAAGAGCTCACTCGTCAACGGACTAAAATTCTTTCAAGGGTGCCTTACTTTTTTGGTTTAGGCATTTATATTTCCTACCAACACTTTCTGGAGGGATACTAAGCCTAAATGTCCTACAGTATGAGTTTACCAAATTATTTTGTGACAAGAAAATTGGACATTACAAGAGAGTACTAAGTAACTTGGCCAGAAGAAAACAACGAAGAGAAGTGAGGAAGGATTCAACTGGCCAATCCCTGGACATGACACTGTCTTCAACAGAAGTTAAAAATCTTTCAAGATAGCATCACAGTATATTATCACAGTTCATCTTAAACAATGATACAATGTGTCAGAAAAGGGATAGCTCTGGGATCTAATTCTACCTCACTagttgagtgaccttgggcaagtttcctgGTCTTTTAGGCTTATATGtttcttaatataaaaaatactgCTAGGTATTAGAAGTCTTTAATGACTCTAAGTATAAAAAGTTGCATTTTTTCCTTATATCTTCCATCTTATTTATACTGCTACTTTCTGCAGATGTTTAccttttaacttttctgtttcctttttaatgaaATTCCTCAACTTCCTCTTTATATCAAAATTTCTTTTCCTCAATCTCAATGTTCTTGATTCCACTTTCCCGTTCCCGTCTGTTACTTCTGCCTCTTGTATTCCATTATTCCTTCACATGTTCAATTTCTCCTTGTATTGGCTCCTTCCTCCTGACCTATGAACATGCCCTTCTTACCCAATCTAAGCCACCCCTTGGGCTCTTCTTACCCAACCTAAGCCATGCCTTGGGCTAATCCCTCTTTTCTTCTCAAAGTTAATCTCTTCCTCCATTCACGTTTCAAGGTCTTTTATGTCTCTTTCGCCaatactctttttttccctttaaagatataaataaataaacaaacaaataaataaaaactgcctCTGGCGCCTTCGGTACACAGCGTCTCCCGCTCCAAATATGCTTCAATTCCTCCCACAAACGACAGTTGCTGGGAATGCTTGTTTAATTACCTAGCCTTATTTCCCAACCCCATCGCACACTACAATTTAGAGGCGGTTATCAGTGAACGAAAAAAAGCAGAGGAACACTGGTCTATCTTATCTCCCACAAACTGGCCTGGGACAACTTGCCTGCAGACACTCAAAACAAAGTCTACTCAGAACACCATCTACTCATGCCCTCGTGAACGAAAAAAAGCAGAGGAACACTGGTCTATCTTATCTCCCACAAACTGGCCTGGGACAACTTGCCTGCAGACACTCAAAACAAAGTCTACTCAGAACACCATCTACTCATGCCCTCTTTCGAAGAGCCCACGGCAGAATGATCACTGCTGTTGCCTGGAAGGGGCTCTATCCGCCCTTACGCTAGTACAGCCCCAACCAGCACCTTCAAACTCTTCTGCAGCCAGCAGCACCACCTCACAGCCATATTCTGTCGCCAACATAGGCACCCCTTTGATGACGCTACTGCCGTCAACACGCACCTGAGTGACCACCCCCGAAGCTACGAAGTGACCTAGCAGTAGCCCAGCGGCGTTTGGCTCGGACTCCGGGTCCCTGGGGCTGGCAGCAGCCATGGCTCAGACGCACCTCCCCGTTGGCGCCCAGAGTGAGCGGAAAGCTGGGCAAACGCGCGGCGCGCCCCGATGACGTCACAGGGCGTTCCCACCTGGGCGGAAGCCCGAGGAGTGCATCCCAGGCTGGCGCGGGTGCCGGCCCCCATTGCGGACCCCTCTGTCAGACCAGCTGTAGAAGGCGAGTCCAGGGCTCCCTGATCTTCCGTAGGCTTTCAGAGGCTGCTGGCCTCGGCATAGCTGCAAAAGCGGCAGGGCTTGGTATTCAGGCTGtctgttctctttcttccttgCCACTCTTGGGCTGGCCCCCCGGATCCAGGGATCGGCGAGGGGTGACAGCTGGTGTGGGAGACCCAGCCGGGAGGCCGACGGGGTGGCTGTGTGCCTGGACTGGGCGGTGACAGCTGCGCTTCTTTCCCGCAGGGACCTTAGCCGCGGCGCTAGGATGGGAAACAGTGCTCTCCGCGCTCATGTGGAAACGGCGCAGAAAACTGGTGTCTTTCAGCTTAAGGACCGTGGATTGACCGAGGTGAGACTGGCAGGGACCCAACTAGGGAACTTAAGGGGAGAGAGGGACGGCGGGGGCGACGAAGTTAATTGGTGAGGGATTCTCCACGCTGTGAACTCCCTTCTCCAGTTCCCCTCAGAGTTGCAGAAGCTGACGAGCAATCTCAGGACCATCGACTTGTCCAACAACAAGATCGAGAGCCTACCGCCTTTGCTGATAGGGAAGTTCACTCTGTTGAAGAGCCTCTCCCTGAACAACAACAAATTGAGTATGGCTTTTGCGCCTGGGAAGCTTTTGCTAGTGATCCGCTGTTAGGAAGGGTGGTCTTCTCTTGCAAGCctgctttttgttgttattgttatgaaACCGTTCAGAGGGCTCAAGATGTAGAATGTCAGAGTCCTTGAAGCTTTCTACCTCTTGTAATTACATCTACAAGCCTCCTTGGGTGGTATAATGATTGTTACTGGGTTAATTTGGACTTGAAAGGGAAGAACATCTTTGGGATGTGATGTAAATAGACCTACCTAATTTGAAAGGAGGGatggaagaggaaggggaggatCTTCCAAATCCCACAAATTACTTTTGCATTGTGCCTAGGCCCCTTTTAAAAGGAGCCCATTATACACATAAATGCTCTCCTGCATTTTGATGCTACCCTTACCTTCTGAAGACTATGTCGGTAAAATGTAATACCCAAAAATGGCACATGTGGgaattatatgtatattaacaAGAGATGAAGCAGGCTGCCATATGGTCTTTATAAACTTCATAAAAGGTGTTTTTAAGCTCTATCAaattcaggttttaaaaaatttttctttgccaGCTGCTCTTCCTGATGAGTTATGCAATCTGAAAAAACTAGAGACGCTAAGCCTAAACAACAATCACCTGAGAGAGCTGCCATCTACCTTTGGGCAACTGTCTGCCCTCAAGACCTTGGGACTCTCTGGGAACCAACTGGGAGTACTACCACCACAACTTTGTAGCCTACAGCACCTGGATGTGGTGGATCTCTCCAAGAACCAGATTCGGAGTATACCTGACATAGTGGGGGAGCTGCAGGTCATCGAACTCAATCTCAACCAGAACCAGGTCTAGAGcttatggtttttttttctaCAGCATATGTTTGGGTTTATGGTCTCCTGATAACCTCTAGTTCCCTAAATTGTAATCATGGAGCTAGGTATCAGAGGCTAGATGAGAGGTATATTCTATAGGCTAAACTAATTTTAAAGCCCCAAATGCCATGGGGTTAGTTGAGACACAGGATATGTTTGTTGAGTAGGTGTTTTGGAGAAGGTAGGATGGATAACAGGCAGACataatttcagaaattaaattaCCATCTCACAAATCTTGAAGAGTTCTTCAGATCCTCCTCAAGTAAGCCCCTAATCATCTAGTGATGTCGGGGATATAGAATGGAAATGAGGCTTCAACTTACAGGATTTGAGAGTCAGACATaaaatttcagggtttttttttttttttttttcctttttacatctTTGTAAAGTGTTGTGTCCTGCTTTTACTCAAACCTTAAGTGATAGGCTTCCTAAAGATAGCTCTTTTTCATTGttggacagtttttttttttttttaaaaagatgaccggtaaggggatcttaacccttgacttggtgttgtcagcaccatgctcacccaatgagctatccggccatccctatatgggatccgaacccggggccttggtgttatcagcaccgcactctcccaagtgagccacgggccggccatgGACAGCTTTAGTTACATCTGAAATTTGTTTCCATTACTTCGGAAGTTTTTTTGGTTAATATTTATCCATCTAGAGAAAATCCAAAGATTGTTGTCTAGGCATAAGGCACAAATAATGAAACGTTAAACATTGTGACACTGGGTGGCCTTTAGTTTTCTAGTGTCTGTGCTTCTACATGTGCATGGTCcaacacagtagccactagccacatgtggctattactGTTCTGGATTGTAGTGAACTTACATTATGATGAAATTCAGTCTCTTAAGATTAGCCTCATTTTTTCCTTAGAgtggatattctttttttttgctggctggtatagggatcaaaccctggaccttggtgttatcacaccatACTCTAAACAGCTGAGCTGACTGGTCAGCATAGAGTGGATATGTTCTTGAGCTTTTTGGAAAAAAACTGAATTGGTTAAGCAGCAAGTATTACTTGAAGACTTACTCCACATTCATCTCTGTTGATGCCTTAGTCATTGGTTCTCAGACTTCAGTGTGCATCAAAATAACCAGGAGAGCTCATTTAAAGAGATCACTGGGCGCCCAccgtttctgattcagtaggtctgagatTCTGAATTTCTACTAAGTTTCCAGGTGATGGGCTGAGATACCAGGCAAAATCAATATAATTTAGTGACTTGGAGCATTTAAAGGGCAAAAGAGGTGAATGAGTCCAAGACAACTGATTGGTATTGAGCTTGAGGGCCTTAAAGAACAGTGGTGGTATTGAGAATGGATATGCTGAGTCGGTCCTGGTGAATCATCTAAACAGAAATGTTTTGCTGAAAGTTGGAGACATAGGAGTGGAATACAGATGAGTAGATATGAGTGTAGATACCAATTCTGAGGTCTTAACAGAAGTGATGGCTTTAAGAATGAATGAGCTTTCTAGGAGAGTTTTAAGAGAAGATCAAATATGAACTATTAGGGACTGCTGCTAAAATGTCTATAGGAACAAGAAGGGAAgctaaaaatcagtaatgtttcaAAAGATAGAAAAACCAAGTACCCATGCACAAGAAGAGGGAGTTTCAAGGAAGGGATAGATAGTACAGTTAAATGCAACAGGGAATGAGGACAGCGGATCCTTGATGTTGGTAGTAAAGTGGTCAATAACTGTCTTACACATAAAACATTGGCAGTAAATGTACCAAAATATTTATGGTGGTTATTTCTGGATGGCTGATTACAGGTAAACTTTTTCCTTTAAACTGTGTGAGtctcaaattttctttaataaacacacagtgcttttattatttaaaaaattttgtttccgggccgaccccgtggcgcactcgggagagtgcggcgctgggagcgcagcagtgctcccgccgcgggttcggatccgatataaggatggccggtgcagtgacgtgtggccggtcacaaaaaaaaaaaaaaaaaaaaaaaaatttgtttccaaAAAGCCACTGGTGACTTTCAAAAAGgcgttttttttttaagtggaggaGTAGTAACAGAAGCTAGATAACAGAGGCTTCTGGAGTGAGTAGGTAGTGAGAAAATGGGGGCGGTAAAAGAAAGGAGAACTAGGACAAATTGTCAAGTaaagatgttttgttttaatatattaaaaaataaccattATAGTGCTTATGCTTTTTCCTGTTATTCTTATGTTGTTCAATAGATATCTCAGATCTCAGTAAAGATATCTTGCTGTCCTCGCCTTAAAGTTCTTCGGCTGGAAGAGAACTGTCTTGAGCTCAGCATGCTTCCACGGAGCATCCTCAGTGATTCCCAGATCTCTCTGCTTGCTGTGGAAggcaatctttttgaaataaagaaactTCGAGAACTGGAAGGCTATGATAAGGTATGTATTAGTATAGTACTACATTTGTAGTCACTACCCTATagaagaaaatgatgaagtaGCCCCCATGAATGTTTATAGCTAATGTCAACaggatttatttttcccattttggaGGTGGATTTTAAGAACTGTTCAAATGATATTGTGCCAAGATGACTTTTTCTCTATAGATATCTTATTGTAAagcatttttgtcttttgaagTATTCCATTAAAATgcacaacaaattttaaaaatatgcttaaaattagCACTTAGAATAGGTAGATTTTGTAGGAAATGAAGGACCATACCCagtaaaaactaaaatagaaatagaaatagaaatatatatatatataaacttaagTAGCAAATAGCTAGGCTTATACTTGCCACGCCAGACTACCACATATATATTATTCTTTCACGGTTTTTAGTACATGGAGAGGTTCACGGCCACAAAGAAGAAGTTTGCATGATGTTCTCCAGGACCACGGGAACCCTATAGAACACGGACTTGGAACCTCTGTTGGAATCTGGCTAAATCAAAGCCTCCTGTTTCTGTCAAGGATACCTGCAGTAAGGAGATGACACTCCAGGAGATATTTCAatgatctttttccttttcaggaaTTATTTCAGATAAGCTCAAAGAAGAGGAATCAGGAGACAGGAATAATCTTCCAATTTGAGTCATGGATAAGGCAATGGACAATGGTGATCTTCAAAACCATCATTAGTTTGGCTTTAAGAAACTTAGCTAGTTGCTATTTATATGATGGGGGTGGGTGCTGCCTGGTAACAAAATAGCTCCACACCACAGCTTGAGATTTCCTTTAGTGTCAGTGTGTGAGCCTTCATAAAGTCAGCTGCCATTCCACCTCTGTGTAAACActtcatatttttatgaaatgcaaataatttGTGAGAAACTGCTATGGCTAAGCTAAGATTTATGATCTCAGTCCATCAGTTCAATTGTAGTGTTCATACTTGGAATTTAGGATGTAAATATGTGACTCCGTCTTGATTAAAAGTGCGCCTTGTCAGAGAAGTAGCAACACAACACTAAGAGATGTTCCTCAAGGCTGCAGTAGCAAATTCTTTACTATTGCAGGTGCCTTATTGGTAGAGGGCTCTAAAGAGCTATAACCATATATGCAACACTTGTAAGATAAAAGAGATTTTAATAATCAAGATTTTCCTGAAGCTTTGttggaaataatgttttatttctggtAATCTTTCCCCCTTTTTGTATTTATAACTCTACTAATCAAATTACCTATCAAGAAACCATTGCTACGATATTTAAAAAAACCTATATTATCAAGTTTATTCTCTGAATGAGAGAATAAActaaataaagaattattaatgAACTTTGGCTGAAAGCAAAAttaatcctttatttatttatttattttttgtctttttcgtgactggcactcagccagtgagtgcaccagccattcctatataggatccgaacccgcggagggagcgtcgccgtgctcccagcgccacactctcccgagtgctccacgggctcggcccaaaattaATCCTTTAAAGGAAGAAGATAGGAGAACTTAAACCTGTAAATGGTCCTTTGTTCTTTGAAAGTAAACTCCGTAGGAAGAAACGTTTCATGCTTTTATTCACGTTGCATGAGTAGTGAAATGCCTTTATGTGACTGATGATAAACATTTTGTAGTACTGGAACCATGCTTATTAAGAAAATCTGAAGGTACAAAGGTAGAGGATTTCAGATTGTCACTGACATGGATATTAGAAAGCTACCATTTTGGTCACTTTCTGAAGTTTTATCTTAGCTAAGGAGCTATTAACCATAATACTGACACTTCTCAATAATGGTTAAACCTATCTTAACCATTAAGTCAAGATATCACAAGACCTACTTTTTAATCTATATGAGGAAGTCTCTCTGACCTTCAATCTggttgttattttctgtttttcaatttggGGAGGGATAGGGGGTGCTAGTTTATCAGTATCAGTTgatgagatttttttctaaatttaaatgtttcatttattaATCTTATTGATCCATTGGACAATTAATATTACTCTATTTTATCCATACTTCTCATCTAATAAATCAGAACTTATAAATTTAACAATTTAGATGTTCCCATTTCATTATTAGTTTAATCCTCACACCACTATAAGAATCAGTAACTACAACCCTTCACAACTTAGATCCAGCCTTATTTCCAGATACCCTCTCTTCACTCTCATTTTGCCTGCCCAGAATATCAGTTTATTCTCCTTAAACTCATGGTGGAgtctctttttcctctgcctttaTATTGTTCACTCAATCAGGAATGCCCTCTCTCACTAACATTCTCCTTTCCTATGTCTAAAGCCCTTCCCTAAGTCTAAGCCGAATTAACTGCTCCCCCATCTGTTACTATAACACTTCTCGCATTCTATATTTATCTGTCTCTTGCTAGACTGAACTATTTGAAGGCAGGGGTCATATAAAGTAATATGCTCAGAGTGATAGTAAACAAGATTTAGACTTAAATATGAGCTAAAAAAGTAGCTTGACTTGTGGTCTGAAAACCCAGATTCTAGTTTGGCTGTCAGCCGTAAGTcacctaaatttttattttttaaatttttatttatttgttttttttaaagatgaccggtatggggatcttaacccttgacttggtgttgtcatcatcacgctctctgaagtgagctaactgactatccctatatagggatccaaacccatggccttggtgttattagcaccacactctcccaagtgagccacaggacgGCCCCTCACCTAAATTTTTTAGAGCTTGGTTTGGAAGTCAGTGTAATATACTAAGATCATAGATCTTGGAGTGAGAAAGACCAAGGTTTGAATCCAGATTCTGTCATTAACTAGCTTTATAAATTTGAGCAATTTACTCATCTGTAATATTCTCCTACCTCTACGGTATGTTACAAGGTTATGGTGAAAGATACATTAAAAGTACTTTACATAGTGTCCATGACAGAGCACTCAATAAATCATGTTCTTTATCTCACCTGTAAGGCATGAAAGTAGAATTTAGCAAGTTGTATAGAAATAGAAGGCTTGGAGCAGACACTAcaataaaaggattaaaaatggctAGAGGATAAGGAACTTTGAATATCAATCTAAGAAATATAAATCTGATTAGGAATGTAACTGGGATAACCTAGAATTTTAGTGAGAGAGTGACCTAAAAAAAACAGCATTCAAAGAAGTTAATTCTAAGTGCAATTGAGTGTGGGATGTCTGGGAGGTAGATGTTTAAGGTGATATTTATAATCTCCATACAACATGGACAGATCTAAAGTTGAAGTGTGGAAACAAAGGATgagttaaaaatgaagaaaaatgtagtCACAGCTATAGAGGATAAAGATCATTGTCATTATAAGACTAGAAACTTGCAGCTtactgtttaaaaaagaaaattaagttcaGTGGCAGATACTGTTTTTTTTACCTGCTTAGTTATAGGTTAATAttatgctcaaggtcacacaactagtaaatgaGCCAAAATTTGAACCAAGGTGAACTTATGTTAACCACTTTAAAAGTAATAGAAACAAGTTTCCAGACAATGTTACAGGAGAAGATGAGAAAAAGCTTTAAGTCAACAGCTTCTGTTGCTAATACATTATGAGCTTCTATGGCctcacctctcttctctctcagtAGCAGAAGCTGTGGAAAAGTTTGTAATCTAGAATCCATGGATGAGCTTTCAAGACCTCCATGATTCTCATTTATACATGATTCATATTTGTGTGCCTGTTTCTCTGGGAAGAGGGGCTGTGTTGTCTTTCATCAAATTCACCAGGGATTCGTGACCAAAAAAGAGCTCCACTAGAGAGAGAAGAGCGGTTATCATTTTATCAAGCTCTTACatttgccaagcactgttctatgtgctttacatgtattagcACTCTAAGCATTACAACACTATGAGGTAGGAATTATTAATCCcatttacagacaaggaaactaagaTACAGAAGTGGGCTTACAGTCACTCTAGCCACCACAATTTGGTGCCTTAGCTCATGCTTCTAACTAATTATACTGTGGGGTGCAGAATATTGGCATCCTCAGAACTAGGTCTTTTAGCCAGAACATTGttaaattttttgggggggggggggctggctggtgcatggatccaaactcttgaccttggtgttacaacactgtgctctaaaaaaaaaagaaaagaaattttttttcctttaagtgcTTTTAGGAAGGGCATTTAGGTAACAAAATCCCCATTATTTTCCACCTTCTTACTTTAGATATCTACTATCATCTGCCAAACTACTCATTCTGACATGGAACATTTCTATTAAAGAGGGCCTGAGTCTcactttatttaaaagtttttcttctaCAGCTTTTGAAAGTTCCCATGTTAACTGTATTTTCTCCAGTGAGTGGATTGTAGCTCTCACTTTGAAACATTATCCTTTCAGTCACTAGTGTATTTAAGCTCAAATGAATTAAACACTAGTAATGATTAAAATGAATCTCATGACAAATCATAGAAAAGTCCTGTCAATATTTCCAATAAAAATTGGAAGGATGCTACAGACAGCTTTCTATTGGAATGTTTCTTGATTTTTGGACTTTTGTTTTACTCAATTTGTTAAACAAGAGCTGATGGAATTACAGCCCCCACAATAACAGTCATAGAAACATATTACCTCTTTGAAAGAACAATACCATTAGTTagttataaaatttaattgtTAGGATCAAGCAGTGGTTGTTAGTCAAACCAGTCCATACTGATAGCTTTAAAGTGTGCAGATGTTAGTTTTTAAATGTGACAAATACCAAACAGATTTTTATAACACTGTTCAGGATCTACATAAAATTGATTCTGGACATAGTTCAATACAAAAGGCTAAGTGAAATGACAGTGCAAGCATCAATAATTAAACCAAAGTTGTAATTTTCCAAATCACTTCTAGTAAGACAGAATAAATTCAAACTTTTTTAAAGTCTAAAGCTACATAAAACTCCAAGCAATCTATTTTTCTGCCTGAGATCAAAATAAGTTTCCTTTTTCCTATCTAAACATAATTCTTGGCATTGAGGTAAATCTGCATTCATGTGATATATGGTGtcaaactttccaaaaaaaattttaatccctgctttaaagagaaattctcatgttacacatatatatatacatatttttgaggttaATAGGCCTGTAATGGGACCATGATACTACtactaatatgaaaataaaaaagccatTCATTTATACAAAGTGTTCCTAAATGGTGCAATATGAAATGGGATCACAAAATCTATGTACATATATGAAATACTAAGAGTTCAGAAATTAAGCTCACTTTAAGATAACTCATTCTATTCTCTTTGGAGTAGAGGTTGCAAAACTGTGATGTACAACAAAAATATTGTGTATAAAAAGCTCCAAAACCAAGCATTAGCTTAAATTGGCAATAACTGCaacttaaattaaaaactaaactcAACTAGATCTTTACTGTGGATATTCAACTTTCTGCTTTGTGGCCTGCAAGTTTCTACTGAGGGTAAAAGCTCTTCTTGTTAAAcctcttaccaccacaaaaacacACCAACACCAACACCACCTATACAGCTTCCTTATTCATGGCTGTCTTTGgcaaaaatcttgaaagcaaaaGAACGTGCTGAAGTACATGAGGAGGATGAAAACACTACATGTGATGTATGAAAACCTATGTAAGAGTATGtactaagaaagaaaatactagaaGGCTGAGTGAGCAGCAGTATACCctcaaaagaaacagagaaaataggAAGACTGTTACTCCTCTAGCCCTTCTTCCACACTATCTCCCAATTAGAAGAGTGGGAccaaatttcaaaatctgaaaaggtAACAACTTTGGAAGAGGAGCTAGAGAAGTGAATAAATGATAAAGAAGTACAGCAGTAACTTTAGCTGTCAATGAGTTTCTTTGCTCTGACATTGGCATTATCAATACGATCTTTGTTGGTGTCagcctgaaaaaaagaaacagatactAGCATTACTTCACAAGGTAAGTCACTCTAATAATAGTTGAATTTTATACACTTGTAATAATAGACACaatgaaaaaattctagaaacattTGATGTCATA
This region includes:
- the LRRC57 gene encoding leucine-rich repeat-containing protein 57, which codes for MGNSALRAHVETAQKTGVFQLKDRGLTEFPSELQKLTSNLRTIDLSNNKIESLPPLLIGKFTLLKSLSLNNNKLTALPDELCNLKKLETLSLNNNHLRELPSTFGQLSALKTLGLSGNQLGVLPPQLCSLQHLDVVDLSKNQIRSIPDIVGELQVIELNLNQNQISQISVKISCCPRLKVLRLEENCLELSMLPRSILSDSQISLLAVEGNLFEIKKLRELEGYDKYMERFTATKKKFA